A single genomic interval of Aedes aegypti strain LVP_AGWG chromosome 1, AaegL5.0 Primary Assembly, whole genome shotgun sequence harbors:
- the LOC110674111 gene encoding uncharacterized protein LOC110674111: MFSIIIVIVSINSLYWSLIHYVSGLFKVVRLKLLHFSTFSSEKSRIDELNNIIELHDVIFRSARSLEEALNVYMLIQFGTCIIMICMTLMVLILAIDDRDLLIKMVLMMSFILFHILVYSLLGSELMAASALVANAVYEVPWYQWSVAEQRKVLFVWMRSAHLHICTLPRLPRGNFSTSTAKRSE, from the exons ATGTTCAGTATAATAATAGTCATTGTCTCGATAAATAGTCTGTATTGGAGTTTGATTCATTATGTTTCAGGATTGTTCAAAGTAGTGCGTCTAAAATTGTTGCATTTTAGTACGTTCTCGTCTGAAAAATCCCGAATCGATGAGCTAAATAACATCATTGAGCTGCACGATGTCATCTTCAG AAGTGCCCGTTCGCTGGAGGAAGCACTAAACGTATATATGCTGATACAGTTTGGCACGTGTATTATCATGATATGCATGACACTAATGGTTTTAATTTTG GCAATCGATGACCGGGACTTGTTGATCAAAATGGTTCTCATGATGTCGTTTATCCTCTTCCACATTTTGGTGTACTCGTTGTTGGGATCGGAACTGATGGCCGCA AGCGCTTTGGTGGCAAATGCGGTCTATGAGGTTCCTTGGTACCAATGGTCCGTTGCCGAGCAGCGGAAAGTTCTGTTTGTGTGGATGCGATCTGCACATCTGCACATCTGCACACTACCGCGCTTACCACGgggaaatttttctacatcaACCGCGAAACGTTCGGAATG A